The following coding sequences lie in one Anaerobranca gottschalkii DSM 13577 genomic window:
- the mobB gene encoding molybdopterin-guanine dinucleotide biosynthesis protein B gives MIPVISVVAGCSNSGKTFLLCQIINSLKNRGYKVATIKHDVHGFEIDHPGKDTYKHRQAGADIVMISSPKQLAMIEQVEGEYSLDQLLTKISGVDIVFTEGYKKMDKPKIEVFRKGISKELVSPLDQLIAIVTDVYIENIKKEIPQFSFNEIEKLVDFIEKQYLPKGNLPK, from the coding sequence ATGATACCTGTCATTTCAGTAGTAGCCGGTTGTTCAAATTCAGGAAAAACCTTCCTCTTATGTCAAATTATTAATTCATTAAAAAATCGGGGCTATAAAGTGGCAACTATTAAACACGATGTCCATGGATTTGAAATTGACCATCCCGGCAAGGATACCTATAAACACAGGCAAGCAGGGGCAGATATTGTCATGATTTCTTCTCCTAAACAATTGGCTATGATAGAACAAGTAGAAGGAGAATATTCTTTAGATCAACTTTTGACAAAAATCAGTGGAGTAGATATCGTCTTTACTGAAGGCTATAAAAAAATGGATAAACCTAAAATTGAAGTATTTAGAAAGGGAATTTCTAAAGAACTGGTATCACCTCTAGACCAACTTATAGCTATTGTCACCGATGTCTATATTGAAAATATAAAAAAAGAAATCCCCCAATTCTCTTTTAATGAAATTGAGAAATTAGTGGATTTCATCGAAAAACAGTATTTACCTAAAGGGAACTTACCTAAATAA
- a CDS encoding chromate transporter, translating into MELINLAIAFFKVGLLSIGGGYTLIPIIKNEVVVRNNWLMEDEFLQILGVTQGIPGAISVKLATYTGYKVAGILGVIVAVLSSMIVPVVLMLLLYSVLLKMNKIPYSDKFIKGVQFATVGLLISFAYKAMGGSNFDLKGIVLAFIAFLVMTFTKIDVAPVIIGAGVIGIFLFR; encoded by the coding sequence ATGGAGTTAATAAATTTAGCAATAGCATTCTTTAAAGTTGGGTTACTTTCTATCGGTGGTGGTTATACACTTATACCGATAATTAAAAACGAGGTAGTTGTCCGTAATAATTGGCTTATGGAAGATGAATTTCTACAGATCCTAGGGGTGACCCAAGGTATTCCAGGGGCTATTTCCGTTAAATTGGCTACTTATACTGGCTATAAAGTTGCTGGTATTTTGGGAGTAATCGTAGCAGTATTATCAAGTATGATTGTCCCTGTAGTGTTGATGTTATTGCTATATAGTGTATTGTTGAAGATGAATAAAATACCCTACAGTGACAAATTTATCAAAGGAGTCCAATTTGCCACAGTAGGGTTATTAATCAGCTTTGCTTATAAAGCTATGGGTGGTTCTAATTTTGATCTAAAAGGGATAGTATTAGCCTTTATAGCTTTTTTAGTGATGACTTTCACTAAAATAGATGTAGCTCCTGTTATTATTGGTGCTGGAGTTATAGGTATATTTTTATTTAGGTAA
- a CDS encoding radical SAM protein has translation MYNYPLYRPPSEAYSLILQLSHGCSHNKCTFCYMYKDKNFYIKSIEEIKEHINWGKEQYPDASRIFLADGNALVLPTPVLLEVLQDLKDNFPYLQRISCYAAPKDLLKKGLDELKELQKAGLSLLYLGVESGCDGVLKKVNKGVTSEEMIIAGKKAIDAGFQLSTMVILGLGGKKLWRSHAEKTAEVISAINPNYFSPLTLMLEGDTPLAKEVQRGEFELLSPDEIMEELRLMIENLDLENCVFRCNHASNYVPLKGILNKDKAKILAEIEGIKKIRNFKNEFYRGL, from the coding sequence ATGTACAACTATCCATTATATAGACCACCTAGTGAAGCATACAGTTTGATTTTACAGCTAAGCCATGGTTGTTCCCATAACAAATGTACTTTTTGTTATATGTATAAAGATAAAAATTTTTACATCAAATCAATAGAGGAAATAAAAGAACACATAAATTGGGGAAAGGAACAATATCCCGATGCCTCTAGAATTTTTTTGGCAGATGGGAATGCTTTAGTACTCCCCACCCCTGTTTTGTTAGAAGTTTTACAGGATCTAAAGGATAACTTTCCTTACCTCCAAAGGATAAGCTGCTATGCTGCTCCTAAGGACCTCTTAAAAAAAGGCTTAGACGAACTTAAAGAACTTCAAAAAGCTGGCTTATCCCTTTTATACCTTGGAGTAGAAAGTGGCTGTGATGGAGTACTAAAAAAGGTAAATAAAGGGGTTACCTCAGAAGAGATGATTATAGCTGGGAAAAAGGCTATAGATGCTGGATTTCAACTTTCTACAATGGTAATATTAGGATTAGGTGGTAAAAAACTCTGGCGAAGTCATGCTGAAAAAACAGCTGAAGTTATTAGTGCTATTAATCCTAACTATTTTTCACCTTTAACTTTGATGTTAGAAGGGGATACACCTTTAGCAAAAGAAGTTCAAAGGGGAGAGTTTGAGTTATTATCACCAGATGAAATTATGGAAGAGTTAAGGTTGATGATAGAAAATTTAGATTTAGAAAACTGTGTTTTTAGATGTAATCATGCCTCAAATTATGTTCCATTAAAAGGGATATTAAATAAGGATAAGGCTAAAATATTGGCAGAAATTGAGGGGATAAAAAAGATCAGGAACTTTAAAAATGAGTTTTATAGAGGGCTTTAA
- a CDS encoding glycine betaine ABC transporter substrate-binding protein: MFNLKKKLIFPLLIIGIMLISVGCNSGRDGISIGGKDFTEQDILVYMLGELIENNTDISVNYRNYLGGTNIVDGAIRRGDLDIYVEYTGTAYINLLGLEPINDSQKVYEIVAKKYEENFGIKWLEPLGFNNTYVLAMRRAHAEELGVETISDLVPYAGDLTLGATHEFLERNDGYLGLQEVYGITFGDTRGLDPGLTYAAVRDGAADVNDAFSTDGRIVAFDLKTLEDDKNFFPPYYAVPIIRIDTLEKYPQLEEVINRLAGRLTDETMQKLNAKVDLDGENPRDVARNWLRSEGLID, from the coding sequence ATGTTTAATTTAAAGAAAAAACTTATTTTCCCATTATTGATAATAGGGATAATGTTAATTTCAGTAGGTTGTAATAGTGGAAGAGATGGTATTTCTATTGGAGGTAAAGATTTTACCGAACAAGATATCTTAGTATATATGTTAGGAGAATTAATTGAAAATAATACCGATATCTCTGTAAATTATAGAAACTATCTAGGAGGAACCAATATTGTAGATGGAGCAATTCGCCGTGGCGATTTAGACATCTATGTCGAGTATACTGGAACTGCCTATATCAACTTATTAGGCTTAGAACCTATAAATGATAGTCAAAAGGTTTATGAGATAGTCGCTAAAAAGTATGAAGAAAACTTTGGAATTAAGTGGTTAGAGCCTTTAGGATTTAACAACACTTACGTTCTAGCGATGAGGAGAGCCCATGCTGAAGAGCTAGGAGTAGAAACTATAAGTGATTTAGTACCCTATGCCGGAGACCTAACATTAGGTGCTACCCATGAATTTTTAGAAAGAAATGATGGTTATTTAGGTCTGCAAGAAGTTTATGGAATAACCTTTGGTGATACTAGAGGTCTAGACCCAGGGTTAACCTATGCTGCTGTTAGAGATGGTGCTGCCGATGTAAATGATGCTTTTTCAACAGATGGAAGGATAGTAGCCTTTGACCTAAAAACTTTGGAAGATGATAAAAACTTCTTTCCCCCTTACTATGCAGTACCAATAATTAGAATAGATACCCTTGAAAAATACCCTCAATTAGAGGAAGTTATTAATAGATTAGCAGGAAGACTGACAGATGAAACTATGCAGAAATTAAATGCTAAAGTTGACTTAGATGGGGAAAATCCTCGAGATGTTGCTAGGAATTGGCTAAGAAGTGAAGGGCTAATTGATTAA
- a CDS encoding ABC transporter permease gives MEGLLGFFRILTTRTDEVLLYLFQHIQLSLISLGIAVAISVPLGIFLTRHKKIADPVIGLTAIVQTIPSLALLGFLIPILGISMRPAIVALTIYGLLPILRNTYTGIVNVDPAIIDAGRGMGMTDKQILFKVQLPLALSVIVAGIRTSTVLIIGVATLASLAGAGGMGEFIFRGISTSNDSLILAGAIPAALLAIAFDYGIKKLEWITTPRGLRK, from the coding sequence ATGGAAGGTTTATTAGGCTTTTTTAGGATATTAACTACCCGTACCGATGAGGTATTATTATACCTTTTTCAACATATACAATTATCCCTTATCTCCCTTGGTATAGCTGTAGCTATATCAGTTCCTTTAGGGATCTTTTTAACCCGTCATAAAAAAATAGCTGATCCTGTAATTGGATTAACTGCAATAGTTCAAACTATACCTTCTCTAGCCTTACTAGGATTTTTAATTCCTATTTTAGGAATCAGTATGAGACCGGCTATAGTAGCCCTCACTATTTATGGGCTTTTACCAATATTGCGGAACACATATACAGGAATTGTAAATGTTGACCCTGCTATTATCGACGCCGGTAGGGGTATGGGGATGACAGATAAACAGATTTTATTCAAAGTACAGCTACCATTGGCACTATCGGTTATTGTAGCAGGTATAAGGACATCAACAGTTCTAATCATCGGAGTAGCTACACTAGCTTCTTTAGCAGGAGCTGGAGGTATGGGTGAATTTATTTTCAGAGGAATTTCTACAAGTAATGATAGTTTAATTTTAGCCGGTGCTATTCCCGCAGCTTTATTGGCAATTGCCTTTGATTATGGCATAAAGAAATTAGAGTGGATAACAACTCCAAGGGGGTTGAGAAAATAA
- a CDS encoding ABC transporter ATP-binding protein — MIRFENVKKVYNDGFEALKDINFEVKKGELLVLIGPSGCGKTTTMRMINRLIEPTDGKIYINGEDIQKINPVTLRRNIGYVIQNIGLFPHMTIGENVALVPKLKKMDPEKYEKRVDELLEMVGLAPQTYKNRYPSELSGGQQQRVGVIRALAADPNIILMDEPFSALDPISRDQLQEELVNLQEEIKKTIVFVTHDMDEALKIADRICIMKDGEVVQIDTPENILRKPVNDFVRDFIGKDRLKTNNGFPAIEVIMDRAVKERADKGLVGALNTMIKNKVDTLIITEKGKYLGVAPLWNVQQNYQNPDLTLKDVMKNEYPVVKINQSVEEVLNIINEHEVSFVPVIDDENKVLGVVTRASLVKILADII, encoded by the coding sequence ATGATTAGATTTGAAAATGTTAAAAAAGTTTACAATGATGGATTTGAAGCTTTAAAGGATATTAACTTTGAAGTAAAAAAAGGAGAACTTTTAGTTCTCATAGGTCCCAGTGGTTGTGGAAAAACAACTACTATGAGAATGATCAATAGGTTAATTGAACCTACAGATGGGAAAATTTATATAAACGGTGAAGATATACAAAAAATCAATCCTGTAACCCTTAGAAGGAATATCGGTTATGTCATCCAAAATATCGGTCTTTTTCCCCATATGACTATAGGGGAAAATGTGGCTTTAGTACCTAAATTAAAAAAGATGGACCCAGAAAAATACGAAAAAAGGGTAGATGAGCTGTTAGAAATGGTAGGTTTGGCTCCACAGACATATAAAAATCGCTATCCAAGTGAATTAAGTGGAGGCCAACAGCAGAGGGTAGGTGTTATTAGAGCCTTGGCAGCAGATCCCAATATAATCTTAATGGATGAGCCTTTCAGTGCTTTAGACCCTATAAGTAGAGATCAATTACAAGAAGAATTGGTAAATCTGCAAGAAGAGATTAAAAAAACCATCGTTTTTGTTACCCATGATATGGATGAAGCCCTAAAAATTGCTGATAGAATTTGTATAATGAAAGATGGAGAAGTTGTACAAATCGATACACCGGAAAATATTTTAAGAAAACCAGTAAACGACTTTGTTAGAGATTTTATCGGTAAAGATCGGTTAAAAACCAACAACGGGTTTCCAGCTATTGAAGTAATAATGGATAGGGCTGTAAAGGAAAGGGCTGATAAAGGCCTGGTAGGAGCTCTAAATACCATGATTAAAAATAAAGTTGATACTTTAATAATCACAGAAAAAGGTAAATATTTAGGGGTCGCTCCCCTATGGAATGTACAACAAAATTATCAAAATCCAGACTTAACTTTAAAGGATGTAATGAAAAATGAATACCCAGTAGTTAAAATTAACCAATCAGTTGAAGAGGTATTAAATATAATAAACGAGCATGAAGTTTCTTTCGTTCCAGTAATTGATGATGAAAACAAAGTGTTAGGAGTGGTTACAAGGGCTAGTTTAGTTAAAATTTTGGCAGATATAATTTAA